One genomic region from Candidatus Endomicrobiellum trichonymphae encodes:
- a CDS encoding 2-oxoacid:acceptor oxidoreductase family protein, which translates to MQNEIVIAGFGGQGVLLAGTLIAQAAIEQGLHTTWFPSYGAEMRGGTANSTVVVSSDEIGSPLAFNPDTLIALNEPSLNKFISRVIDNAIVIANSSIIPQNMEYKVKPYFIPVTDIADKEIKNLRTANTVAVGTLIRILELHRFNIQQNTDEKGITLKSVLSACEKIFASKPQLIETNKKSNSSRI; encoded by the coding sequence ATGCAAAATGAAATAGTAATAGCTGGTTTCGGCGGGCAAGGTGTTCTCTTGGCCGGAACTTTAATTGCACAGGCAGCAATAGAACAGGGATTACATACAACGTGGTTCCCGTCTTACGGGGCCGAAATGCGCGGAGGTACAGCAAATTCTACAGTCGTCGTATCAAGCGATGAAATAGGTTCCCCTCTTGCTTTCAATCCAGACACTCTGATAGCATTGAACGAGCCGTCATTAAACAAATTTATATCCAGAGTTATTGACAATGCCATAGTAATTGCCAATTCTTCAATTATACCACAGAATATGGAATATAAAGTAAAACCTTACTTCATACCTGTAACCGATATTGCAGATAAAGAAATCAAAAACTTGAGAACTGCAAACACAGTTGCAGTGGGAACGTTGATAAGAATTCTTGAACTACACCGCTTTAATATTCAACAAAATACTGATGAAAAAGGTATTACTCTAAAAAGCGTGCTGTCTGCGTGCGAAAAGATTTTTGCTTCAAAACCGCAGCTTATTGAAACAAACAAAAAAAGCAATTCAAGCAGGATATGA
- the dnaJ gene encoding molecular chaperone DnaJ, whose product MKRDYYEVLEVSKTASVDEIKSAYRKLALKYHPDKNQGDKEAEEKFKEINEAYEMLSDVQKRQQYDTFGHDAAGGMPDGRNPFGGKGSYTQYSGDFSSVGDIFGDIFGDIFSGGSSRAKNRASQRRGEDLRYDVEVSYLDAMKGTKISIDIPKREICFVCRGTGSKDGSVPKQCPQCKGKGQVKYSQGFFSFSQECSQCKGNGIIINNPCPECRGEGTANKRKPIKVRVPAGVDEGTSLKIAGSGNAGSNGSLSGDLYVIVHMKQTAGFERKGDDLYTEISVSFSQAAMGIEYEVPVIEGHIKVKIPPSTQPGTILRVRKQGFPKLGRKNKGDLYVKINISVPKSMNDEQKLALFEYAKSMGEVPKDSKYQSDNFFSKIFGNK is encoded by the coding sequence ATGAAACGTGATTATTATGAAGTGCTTGAAGTTAGTAAAACCGCTTCGGTGGATGAAATAAAGTCAGCTTACAGAAAGCTGGCTTTAAAATATCATCCCGACAAAAATCAAGGAGATAAAGAAGCCGAAGAAAAGTTTAAAGAGATAAACGAAGCTTACGAAATGCTTTCAGATGTTCAAAAAAGACAACAATACGATACCTTTGGACATGATGCAGCGGGAGGAATGCCCGACGGCAGGAATCCTTTTGGCGGAAAGGGTAGCTATACGCAGTATAGTGGAGACTTTTCAAGTGTGGGCGATATATTCGGCGATATTTTTGGTGATATTTTCAGCGGCGGTTCCAGTCGCGCTAAAAATAGAGCTTCGCAAAGACGCGGTGAAGATTTGCGTTATGATGTCGAAGTTTCTTACCTTGACGCGATGAAAGGGACGAAAATCTCCATTGACATACCTAAGAGAGAAATCTGTTTTGTTTGTCGCGGAACTGGCAGTAAAGACGGTTCCGTACCAAAACAGTGTCCTCAATGTAAAGGTAAAGGTCAAGTAAAGTATTCGCAAGGTTTTTTCTCATTCAGTCAGGAATGTTCTCAATGTAAAGGCAATGGAATTATTATAAATAACCCCTGTCCCGAATGCAGAGGTGAAGGCACTGCAAATAAGAGAAAACCTATTAAGGTGAGAGTTCCCGCTGGTGTTGACGAAGGCACTTCTTTAAAAATTGCGGGGTCCGGCAATGCAGGTTCTAACGGATCTCTATCAGGCGACTTATATGTTATAGTGCATATGAAACAAACTGCTGGTTTTGAAAGAAAAGGCGATGATTTATATACGGAAATTTCTGTCTCTTTTTCACAGGCGGCAATGGGGATTGAATATGAAGTGCCTGTTATAGAAGGTCATATAAAGGTGAAAATCCCGCCATCAACGCAGCCAGGAACTATTTTAAGAGTGCGGAAACAGGGATTCCCTAAACTCGGGAGAAAAAACAAAGGTGATCTTTACGTTAAAATAAATATTTCTGTTCCTAAATCTATGAACGATGAGCAGAAACTAGCGCTTTTTGAATACGCAAAATCTATGGGCGAAGTTCCAAAAGACTCTAAATACCAAAGCGATAATTTTTTTAGTAAAATTTTTGGAAATAAATGA
- a CDS encoding nucleotide exchange factor GrpE, producing MENKKQRILIEQEIHDCNYNKARDEKICELEILKQSIEEKKKQAQDYYDQLLRLKADFENYIRRSEKEKKDYLEWGKEKILLKQISIDDVLRQALKSAKLGNNIESIVLGLEMISKEFSKMLKEEGVKEIECDKFDPNICEALEYIGSEEEDGKILEVYQKGYKMNEKLIRAAKVKVAKNNKENIVGNEK from the coding sequence TTGGAAAACAAGAAACAAAGAATTCTAATCGAACAGGAAATACATGACTGTAACTACAATAAAGCAAGAGACGAAAAGATTTGTGAGCTTGAAATTTTAAAACAGTCTATTGAAGAGAAAAAAAAGCAAGCGCAAGATTATTACGATCAGCTTTTAAGGCTCAAAGCTGATTTTGAAAATTACATAAGGCGCTCCGAAAAAGAAAAAAAAGATTATTTAGAATGGGGAAAAGAGAAAATTCTTCTTAAACAAATCAGCATTGACGACGTTTTAAGACAGGCTTTAAAAAGTGCGAAATTAGGAAACAATATAGAAAGCATAGTGCTCGGTCTTGAAATGATAAGCAAGGAATTTTCAAAAATGCTGAAGGAAGAAGGTGTTAAAGAAATAGAATGCGATAAGTTTGACCCGAATATATGCGAAGCTTTAGAATATATTGGAAGCGAAGAAGAAGACGGAAAAATTTTAGAGGTTTACCAAAAAGGATATAAAATGAACGAAAAGTTAATTAGAGCGGCAAAAGTTAAAGTAGCAAAAAACAATAAGGAGAACATAGTGGGGAATGAAAAATAA
- a CDS encoding TatD family hydrolase → MIIDTHAHMSDSRFDNDREIVIQKAFDCGIEKIFEIACEMRYWDRALELSKRDNIFLSVGVHPIETTKATREDYYKLQVLIQDKKCIAIGEIGLDYHYDSSLQNTNTQKESFFKQIDIAVKYNKAVIIHCRDAYDEMIDFFKKYKNVPKGVIHCFSGTPKQAKMFIEMGFLLGINGPVTYKKSDNLKQVVFETDLNKLLVETDCPYLAPQKYRGQRNEPSYIAETLKEIAAIKNILINEVVQITTQNALKLFGI, encoded by the coding sequence ATGATTATTGACACCCACGCTCATATGTCAGATTCAAGATTTGACAACGACAGAGAGATCGTTATACAAAAAGCTTTTGATTGCGGTATAGAGAAAATTTTTGAAATAGCTTGTGAAATGCGTTATTGGGATAGAGCTTTAGAACTTTCAAAGCGAGATAATATTTTTTTATCGGTCGGCGTTCATCCTATTGAAACGACTAAAGCAACGCGAGAGGATTATTATAAACTTCAAGTTTTAATTCAAGATAAAAAATGTATAGCTATTGGCGAAATAGGTTTAGATTATCATTATGACTCTTCGTTGCAAAATACTAATACTCAAAAAGAATCTTTTTTTAAACAAATTGATATTGCAGTTAAATATAACAAGGCGGTTATCATTCACTGTCGAGATGCTTATGATGAAATGATTGATTTTTTTAAAAAATATAAAAATGTTCCCAAAGGAGTTATCCACTGTTTTTCAGGTACTCCTAAACAGGCAAAAATGTTTATTGAAATGGGATTTTTACTCGGCATTAACGGCCCTGTAACATACAAGAAATCAGATAATTTAAAACAGGTTGTTTTTGAGACTGATTTAAACAAATTATTAGTTGAAACTGATTGTCCGTATCTTGCTCCTCAAAAATACAGAGGACAAAGAAATGAGCCGTCTTATATAGCTGAGACTTTAAAAGAAATTGCGGCAATAAAAAATATATTAATTAATGAAGTGGTGCAGATAACAACGCAGAATGCACTGAAACTTTTTGGCATTTAA
- the hrcA gene encoding heat-inducible transcriptional repressor HrcA: MRHTALEVLKERKTKILNAVIHHYIRIGKPVGSDVLIKEYNISLSPATVRNLMAELEEDGYLTHPHTSSGRIPTDKGYRSYVDSLVKLQSYAIEEEERIKREYEGKHNEIEDILSETSRILSGLSQYTGFVMTPKAQYDKIKNIELVQISEEDLLVILLTQSGMVKHKKVKAYLAYVQLGKLRNFLNEKLRGISIAQANRKIISEIKDFRQNESEILKIAEKISYVFYNVQDDIYIDGTSNVVAAPDFSDFEPVKLLIKFNEDKEKFIEIINKDFNSGGINVKIGSENTLDGLKDLSMITTTYKNRERAVGVLGIIGPKRMEYEKMMLLVNRISEMLNRFFKEMS; encoded by the coding sequence ATGCGGCATACAGCGTTGGAAGTTTTGAAAGAGAGAAAAACTAAGATACTGAATGCCGTTATACATCATTATATTAGGATAGGAAAACCTGTAGGATCAGATGTTTTAATAAAAGAGTATAACATTTCTCTTTCCCCGGCGACAGTCAGAAATTTGATGGCAGAACTTGAAGAAGACGGATACTTGACACATCCTCACACATCTTCAGGTAGAATTCCTACTGACAAAGGGTACAGATCTTATGTCGATAGTCTTGTCAAGCTCCAAAGTTATGCCATTGAAGAAGAAGAAAGGATAAAAAGAGAGTATGAGGGAAAACACAATGAAATAGAAGATATCCTTTCGGAAACTTCCCGTATTTTGTCAGGACTTTCTCAATATACAGGTTTTGTTATGACTCCTAAAGCGCAGTATGACAAAATAAAAAATATCGAGCTTGTTCAGATTTCAGAAGAAGATCTTTTAGTTATACTACTTACTCAAAGCGGTATGGTAAAACATAAAAAAGTAAAAGCTTATCTTGCCTATGTGCAGCTGGGTAAGTTAAGAAATTTTTTAAATGAAAAATTAAGAGGCATATCGATTGCGCAGGCAAATAGAAAAATTATTTCAGAAATAAAAGATTTCAGACAGAATGAATCCGAAATTTTAAAAATTGCTGAAAAAATAAGCTACGTTTTTTACAATGTACAGGACGATATTTATATAGATGGTACGTCAAATGTAGTTGCTGCTCCGGATTTCAGCGATTTTGAACCGGTAAAGCTTCTTATAAAATTTAATGAAGATAAAGAAAAATTTATAGAGATAATAAATAAGGATTTTAACAGCGGCGGAATAAATGTAAAGATAGGTTCGGAAAATACGCTTGACGGACTTAAAGATTTAAGCATGATAACAACAACATACAAAAACCGAGAGCGGGCAGTTGGCGTTTTGGGAATTATCGGGCCTAAACGTATGGAGTATGAAAAAATGATGTTGCTTGTGAATCGTATTTCTGAAATGTTAAACAGGTTTTTTAAAGAAATGAGTTAA
- a CDS encoding type ISP restriction/modification enzyme — protein sequence MTDKTNWKLKEAREDLIKNYNQRLIQHRIFDFRFSSLSKKSNAFMGRPRYRTMEHFDGKNNIGLCFTRVFNANTDIYNRIFIGRNIIDRHLHSDAVYIVPLFIYKYNMLQEAETPTPNFTKKFYKEYLDTLSFKPAPEYILNYIYAVLHCPKYRKTYIEFLKTGFPSVPMTKNKWYDKEETNVFEEEVS from the coding sequence ATTACAGATAAAACAAATTGGAAATTAAAAGAAGCGCGTGAAGATTTAATTAAAAATTATAATCAAAGGCTTATTCAGCATAGAATTTTTGATTTTAGATTTTCATCGTTAAGTAAAAAATCAAATGCTTTCATGGGCAGGCCTCGCTATAGAACAATGGAACACTTCGATGGTAAAAATAATATCGGATTATGTTTTACGAGAGTTTTCAACGCAAATACAGATATTTATAACAGAATCTTTATAGGCAGGAATATAATAGACCGTCATTTACATAGCGATGCAGTTTATATCGTTCCGCTTTTTATTTATAAATACAATATGTTACAAGAAGCAGAAACACCGACACCGAATTTTACAAAAAAGTTTTATAAAGAATATTTAGATACACTTTCATTTAAGCCCGCCCCTGAATATATATTAAATTATATTTATGCCGTGCTGCATTGTCCCAAATATCGCAAGACTTATATAGAATTTTTAAAAACAGGTTTTCCATCTGTTCCAATGACGAAAAATAAGTGGTACGATAAAGAAGAAACAAATGTTTTTGAGGAAGAGGTAAGTTGA
- the rpsF gene encoding 30S ribosomal protein S6, with protein sequence MNYESIFIISPEVPAEKIEELTTKAVKIIEDSKGTFKMSQQFGKKRFAYPINKLREGSYVYTEFSGNGEAVNALESFFKFNDLIVRFLTVKIEKKKVVAKKTAKSEPQAAKTTNDKGEIK encoded by the coding sequence ATGAATTACGAGAGCATATTTATTATTTCTCCCGAAGTGCCAGCAGAAAAAATTGAAGAACTCACCACAAAAGCAGTAAAAATCATTGAAGACTCGAAAGGAACCTTTAAAATGTCGCAGCAGTTTGGAAAGAAAAGATTTGCTTATCCGATTAACAAACTCCGTGAAGGAAGTTATGTTTATACGGAATTTAGCGGTAACGGCGAGGCGGTAAACGCGCTTGAAAGCTTTTTCAAATTTAACGATTTAATCGTAAGATTCCTGACGGTTAAAATTGAAAAAAAGAAAGTTGTTGCAAAAAAGACTGCCAAGTCAGAACCGCAGGCGGCAAAAACTACAAATGACAAAGGTGAAATAAAATGA
- the rpsR gene encoding 30S ribosomal protein S18 gives MTFIRKPAGQAKPQKYSTDAYGRPAGKFRRNGPIRKKVCRFCADKVEIDYKNLSLLHTFVTEKGKILSGRMTGTCAKHQRELDTAIKRARMIALLPFTVN, from the coding sequence ATGACATTTATAAGAAAACCTGCAGGGCAGGCAAAACCTCAAAAGTATTCGACTGACGCTTATGGTCGTCCTGCCGGAAAGTTTAGAAGAAACGGACCGATAAGGAAAAAAGTTTGCCGTTTCTGTGCTGATAAAGTTGAGATAGATTACAAGAATTTAAGCCTGCTTCACACGTTTGTAACTGAAAAGGGCAAAATACTTTCGGGACGTATGACCGGCACATGTGCAAAACATCAAAGAGAACTTGATACAGCAATTAAAAGAGCAAGAATGATTGCGCTTTTGCCTTTTACAGTAAATTGA
- a CDS encoding 3D domain-containing protein, producing MNIRFFVNILKLSFIALGILVLASIFSAITLMFTRAYINTGEKTYTVKPYKNISLKTVLDKNGIFLNDDDIVSHDISKPIKPLQTVKIIHVTKEQKKIIENTPFKVTWSRKYNSNLRKVELQKGKEKNIIKTINKISYNGILYNTNVVNEQTMAREYSRLVLFKANNAIEKIYDLSKAKKIKMVATAYYPGDPLAWKDGTITFLGQKMQRGIVAVDPNVIPLKTRLFIPGYGYGYAGDKGSLIRGKRIDLGVNNAKEEKSWRFKDVNVYILEKSDKY from the coding sequence ATGAATATTAGATTTTTTGTAAATATCTTAAAATTATCGTTTATCGCGCTTGGGATTTTAGTACTGGCAAGTATTTTTTCGGCAATAACACTTATGTTCACGCGGGCTTATATCAATACCGGCGAAAAAACTTACACCGTAAAGCCTTATAAAAACATATCTTTAAAAACTGTTTTAGATAAAAATGGTATTTTTCTTAATGATGACGATATAGTCTCGCATGATATCAGTAAACCCATAAAGCCTTTGCAAACAGTAAAAATTATTCATGTTACAAAAGAACAAAAAAAAATCATTGAAAATACGCCTTTTAAAGTGACGTGGAGCAGAAAGTATAATTCTAATCTAAGAAAAGTTGAACTTCAAAAAGGTAAAGAAAAGAACATAATAAAAACCATTAATAAAATTTCTTATAACGGCATTTTATATAATACAAATGTTGTAAATGAACAGACTATGGCAAGAGAATATTCCCGTCTTGTATTGTTTAAAGCAAATAACGCAATAGAAAAGATTTATGATTTGTCAAAAGCAAAAAAAATCAAAATGGTTGCCACAGCATATTATCCGGGCGATCCTCTTGCATGGAAAGACGGAACAATAACTTTTCTCGGACAAAAAATGCAAAGAGGAATAGTAGCTGTTGATCCTAATGTCATACCTTTAAAAACACGCTTATTTATTCCAGGATATGGTTACGGATATGCCGGTGACAAGGGATCTCTTATAAGAGGAAAACGTATAGATTTAGGCGTAAATAATGCAAAGGAAGAGAAGTCTTGGAGGTTTAAAGATGTGAATGTTTATATTTTAGAAAAGTCAGATAAATATTAA
- a CDS encoding TatD family nuclease-associated radical SAM protein, which translates to MEFIMNTVSYVFGDNLYLNITNRCMMACPYCIKHKWANKFKGNDLKLEKEPSCEEVIEAIGDPKKYNEVIFCGYGDSLINLESVKEISKWIKENSGKVRINTAGLANRYYGKNILPELKGLVEVISISLNGSNPKEHNELNHPMFKEESFNEIIKFAEEAKNHIPEVVITAVEFPGFDISKVEKIAKEVCVRFKMRPYLNNEY; encoded by the coding sequence ATGGAATTTATTATGAATACTGTTTCTTATGTCTTTGGAGATAATCTTTATTTAAATATAACCAACAGGTGTATGATGGCATGCCCGTACTGCATAAAACACAAGTGGGCTAACAAATTCAAAGGTAACGATTTAAAACTTGAAAAAGAGCCGTCATGTGAAGAAGTTATAGAAGCTATAGGAGATCCTAAAAAATATAACGAAGTAATTTTTTGCGGATACGGCGATTCTTTGATTAATCTTGAATCGGTAAAAGAAATTTCAAAATGGATAAAAGAAAACAGCGGGAAAGTGAGAATTAATACTGCCGGTCTTGCAAACCGTTATTACGGTAAAAATATTCTGCCTGAATTAAAAGGGCTTGTCGAGGTTATTTCGATAAGTTTAAACGGCTCAAATCCCAAAGAACATAACGAACTCAATCATCCTATGTTTAAGGAAGAGTCGTTTAATGAAATAATAAAGTTTGCCGAAGAAGCAAAAAACCATATCCCCGAAGTTGTCATAACTGCTGTAGAGTTTCCGGGATTTGATATTTCAAAAGTTGAGAAAATCGCAAAAGAAGTCTGCGTACGGTTCAAAATGCGACCCTATTTGAATAATGAATATTAG
- a CDS encoding single-stranded DNA-binding protein, translated as MSQEQNSFRLPEQNSVIIVGRLTRDPELRRTVTGKAVCSFDIAISGRMKDPVTGDWKDAEPTFVPIIVWNNQAERCGERLKKGLPVYVEGRLKTNKWEGKDGIKRSRLEVVASRVQFLFTIKQESSAIDAKPIDSINELQEQSDNTVDDDENIPF; from the coding sequence ATGAGCCAGGAGCAAAACAGTTTCCGCTTGCCTGAACAAAACAGCGTTATTATTGTGGGTAGACTTACAAGAGATCCGGAATTGAGACGCACAGTCACGGGAAAAGCTGTCTGCTCTTTTGATATAGCTATCAGCGGAAGAATGAAAGATCCAGTTACCGGCGATTGGAAAGATGCCGAGCCGACGTTTGTTCCAATTATTGTTTGGAACAATCAGGCGGAAAGATGCGGCGAGCGTTTGAAAAAGGGACTTCCTGTGTATGTGGAAGGAAGACTTAAGACAAATAAATGGGAAGGAAAAGACGGTATAAAAAGAAGTCGTCTGGAAGTTGTGGCTTCAAGAGTTCAGTTTCTTTTCACAATAAAACAGGAATCCTCAGCTATAGACGCAAAACCTATTGATAGTATAAATGAATTACAGGAACAGTCTGATAACACCGTCGATGATGATGAAAATATACCGTTTTAA
- the rplI gene encoding 50S ribosomal protein L9, with amino-acid sequence MKVILKSDIANVGRQGEIKEVSAGFARNYLIPQSLVMEANDLNLKIWKRERGILEKHREEIINSAREIASKMEASKFTAKVKIGENGKIFGSITTATLVKIFEDNGFKVNKRDIILSDNIKEIGDHEISVRFHPEVVAKIKLSVINEKE; translated from the coding sequence ATGAAAGTTATATTGAAGTCCGACATTGCCAATGTCGGACGGCAGGGCGAAATAAAAGAAGTCTCGGCGGGATTTGCTAGAAATTATCTTATTCCGCAAAGTCTTGTTATGGAAGCCAACGACCTCAACCTTAAAATTTGGAAAAGGGAAAGAGGAATACTGGAAAAACATAGAGAAGAAATAATCAATTCTGCAAGAGAAATTGCTTCTAAAATGGAAGCTTCGAAATTTACTGCAAAAGTTAAAATAGGTGAAAACGGCAAGATTTTCGGTTCAATAACAACTGCAACTCTCGTAAAAATTTTTGAAGATAACGGTTTTAAAGTAAATAAACGCGATATTATTCTTTCGGATAATATAAAAGAAATCGGCGATCACGAAATAAGCGTAAGGTTTCATCCAGAAGTTGTTGCAAAGATAAAGCTTTCTGTTATAAATGAAAAAGAATAA
- a CDS encoding N-acetyltransferase, with protein MNIRSARVMDVKEIHKLVEYHANNKEMLHRSLSAIYENIQEFVVLESEDNIVGCGALHVSWENLAEIKALAVSDKYKGQGFGRKIVKILQDNAKNLGVSRVFALSFKPKFFIKLGYEIIPKETLPHKIWSECINCHLFSECGEVPLLITLK; from the coding sequence ATGAATATAAGATCAGCAAGAGTTATGGATGTAAAAGAAATACACAAACTTGTTGAATATCACGCAAACAATAAAGAAATGCTACACAGATCTCTAAGCGCAATATATGAAAATATTCAAGAGTTTGTCGTTCTTGAAAGCGAAGATAACATAGTCGGTTGCGGAGCGTTGCATGTTTCGTGGGAAAATCTTGCAGAAATAAAAGCTTTAGCAGTATCTGACAAATATAAAGGACAGGGATTTGGCAGAAAAATAGTCAAAATACTTCAAGATAATGCCAAAAATCTGGGAGTAAGCAGGGTTTTTGCCTTGAGTTTTAAACCTAAATTTTTTATAAAGTTAGGATACGAAATAATTCCTAAAGAAACTCTTCCGCACAAAATATGGAGCGAATGCATTAACTGTCACTTATTTTCAGAGTGCGGCGAAGTTCCGTTATTAATAACGCTTAAATAA
- the dnaK gene encoding molecular chaperone DnaK, translated as MAKIIGIDLGTSNSAAAVMEGGKTTLIPSAEGTTLGGKAFPSYVAFTKDGQLLVGEPARRQAVTNPEGTINAFKRKMGTNYKYKVNGKEFTPQQLSAFILQKIKKDSEAYLGETITKAVITVPAYFNDDQRQATKDAGAIAGLEVVRLVNEPTAASLAYGIDKVGKEQKILVFDLGGGTLDVTIMEMGAEGTFEVLSTSGDTQLGGTDMDNALIDYIAEDFKKTNGIDLRNDKMAVQRLKEAAEKAKIELSNVLETDINLPFITADASGPKHLAMKFTRATLENLVRHIVERCKASIDQAVKDAKLTAETVTKIILVGGPTRMPIVQKFAEDHVGKKAERGIDPMECVCFGAAVQAAVLTGDVKDILLLDVTPLTLGLETMGGVRTSLIDRNTTVPAKRSQVFSTAADNQPSVEINVLQGERAMAKDNLSLGRFMLDGIPPAPRGVPQIEVTFDIDANGILHVSAKDKGTGKEQSIKISSSTKLSKDDIDKYVKEAEQYASEDVKRKEEIEVRNEADNLIYSVEKSLKDHGDKVSADERLIIEQSLTAAKDALKGSDVATIKSAKEALTTASHKLAEVVYKASQVQDTQGAAQGQSQGNSQQTADNRGKVVDAEIVDENKE; from the coding sequence ATGGCAAAGATTATTGGCATAGATTTAGGGACATCAAATTCGGCAGCGGCTGTTATGGAAGGCGGAAAAACCACTCTTATTCCTTCGGCTGAAGGAACAACACTGGGTGGCAAGGCATTTCCATCTTATGTTGCTTTTACAAAGGATGGGCAACTTTTAGTCGGTGAACCTGCAAGAAGACAAGCAGTTACAAATCCAGAAGGAACGATAAATGCTTTTAAGAGAAAGATGGGAACGAATTATAAATACAAAGTAAACGGCAAAGAATTTACTCCACAGCAGCTTTCGGCTTTTATTCTTCAAAAGATTAAAAAGGATTCAGAGGCTTATCTGGGCGAAACAATAACAAAAGCCGTTATCACAGTTCCCGCTTATTTTAACGACGATCAGAGGCAGGCTACAAAAGACGCGGGTGCAATTGCCGGTCTTGAAGTTGTAAGACTTGTAAACGAACCTACGGCGGCATCGCTCGCTTATGGCATAGACAAGGTTGGCAAAGAACAGAAGATATTGGTTTTTGATCTCGGCGGCGGAACTCTTGACGTAACAATTATGGAAATGGGAGCGGAGGGTACGTTTGAAGTTCTCTCAACTTCAGGCGATACGCAGCTGGGCGGAACCGATATGGACAATGCTTTAATTGACTATATTGCTGAAGATTTTAAGAAAACAAACGGGATAGATTTGCGCAATGACAAAATGGCGGTTCAGCGTTTAAAAGAAGCTGCCGAAAAAGCAAAAATCGAACTTTCAAATGTTTTGGAAACTGATATCAATCTTCCGTTTATTACGGCTGATGCCTCAGGTCCTAAGCATTTGGCGATGAAATTTACGAGAGCAACGCTTGAAAATCTTGTAAGACATATAGTTGAAAGATGTAAAGCTTCAATCGATCAGGCTGTAAAAGATGCGAAGCTTACGGCTGAAACGGTCACAAAAATAATTTTGGTGGGAGGACCTACCAGAATGCCAATCGTTCAGAAATTTGCGGAAGATCATGTCGGCAAAAAGGCAGAACGTGGAATAGATCCTATGGAATGCGTATGCTTTGGGGCAGCCGTTCAGGCAGCAGTATTGACAGGCGATGTCAAAGACATTCTTCTTTTAGATGTTACTCCGCTTACGCTCGGACTCGAAACTATGGGAGGCGTGAGAACTTCTTTGATAGACAGAAATACAACTGTTCCTGCAAAACGTTCCCAGGTATTTTCAACAGCTGCTGACAATCAGCCGAGCGTTGAAATTAATGTTCTGCAGGGCGAGAGAGCTATGGCAAAAGACAATTTATCGCTCGGCAGATTTATGCTTGACGGAATACCGCCGGCGCCTAGAGGAGTTCCTCAGATTGAAGTTACTTTTGATATAGATGCAAACGGCATTTTGCACGTTTCGGCAAAAGATAAAGGAACAGGCAAAGAACAGTCTATTAAAATATCATCGTCAACAAAACTTTCAAAAGACGATATAGACAAATACGTAAAAGAAGCGGAACAATATGCTTCCGAAGACGTAAAACGCAAAGAAGAGATTGAAGTTAGAAACGAAGCCGACAATCTTATTTATTCAGTTGAGAAAAGTTTGAAAGATCACGGCGATAAAGTTTCTGCCGATGAGCGGCTTATAATCGAACAGTCACTGACTGCAGCAAAAGACGCTTTAAAAGGCAGCGATGTTGCGACAATTAAATCGGCAAAAGAGGCATTGACAACAGCTTCTCACAAACTCGCCGAAGTAGTGTATAAAGCTTCGCAAGTGCAAGACACTCAAGGTGCAGCGCAGGGACAGTCTCAAGGCAATTCGCAGCAGACTGCCGATAACAGAGGGAAAGTGGTTGATGCAGAAATTGTGGATGAGAATAAAGAATAA